GATGGCTCCCCGGTAGCCAAGCAGGTGCAGATCCGTCAGCTGGCCGCAAAAGATCCTGTCATTACCCAGCTGCGCCAGGAAAGCTTGTGGACGGATATCAGCGACCGAACGGTCGAGGGCGGTTTTTACTACCGAACCGCAGAGCACTCGGCGCAGCAGTCGGCAAAACGGCTGGATGACTATGTCGAGGAATTCAAGCGCGGCGATATAAATGTGCTGAACTGCTCCACCACTATGGAGATGGGCGTGGATATCGGCGGTATCTCTGCTGTGGTGATGAACAACCTGCCGCCACATCCGGCCAACTATCTTCAGCGCGCCGGTCGAGCCGGGAGACGCAGTGAGGCTCGGGCCATCGCCTATACGCTGTGCAAGGCTGATCCGCATAACCAGCGTGCCTTCACCAATCCCAAATGGCCGTTCGTGACTGCCATTCCGGCACCAAGCATCACCCTCAGCTCCGCGCGGATCGTACAGCGGCATGTCAACTCGCTGCTGCTGGCTCTATTCCTGCGCATGCACAGCAGCAATGATGGCGACCGTACCAAGCTGACCCTGCACAGGTTCTTCGCCTCGGACGAATCACCTGCTCAGCAGTTCGTAGCCTGGCTCACGGCAAGTCCGGATGATTATGAGGGCGCCGTTAAGCAGCTGGTGCGCGGCACCTGCCTGGAAGGTCGCTCGCTTAGCTCAATAACCGGTGAAACCCGGCTGGCATTGCGCGACCTCGAGGAGCGTTGGCTTGGTGAGTACCGCAATATCAACCACAAGCTCCAGACCGGCAGCGACGGGCCATACAAGAAGGCCCTGATGCTGGAAAAGCAGCGCCATGAAAATGAGTACCTGCTCCGCTATCTGGCGTCGTCCGCATTCCTACCGGGCTATGGCTTCCCGACTGACGTGGTGAGCCTCAAGACATACAACGTCGAGGATTTCCTGCATCAGCAGCGGAAAAGCGATGCTAGTCGCGAGGATAGCATCTTCGACAATAAGGAAATGCCCTCGCGCAGCCTGAACATCGCCATTCGCGAATATGCCCCCGGCGCTCAGGTGGTGATAGATGGTCGCGTCTACCGCTCTGCCGGTGTCAGTCTGCAGTGGCATGCCGACGGCCAAGTTAACGAAGCACAGAAATTCGACATTGCCTGGCGCTGCCCGGAATGCGGCAACACGGGGGTGATCGAAAACGCCTATGCCAATAACGAAGGACTGTGCTGCTCGCATTGCACAACACCGATTCCACCCAGCGAGCGCCGCATGGTGTTACGTCCGGGCGGCTTTGTGAGCGATTTCTACGAGGAAACCACCAACGATGTCACTTCGCAGAAGTACATCCGCGTTGAGCGACCGCGCATCCAGCTGTACGGCGAAAGCATTGCCTTACCTGATCAGCGCTGTGGCTTCGTGCGCTTCGGTCATGACGGCAGCGTATTCCATCATTCGTCCGGCGAACATGAAATGGGTTATGCCGTATGCATGACCTGTGGCCGCGCGGAATCCATGCTTGCCTCGGGCGAAGTGCCCAGAGATCTGCAACCCGATAAAGCTCACCGCCCGGTTGGCGGGCTGGCCGGCAGCCGCAAGGAGCATGACTGTTCTGGGGAGGCGGTCAAGGCTAGTCTGCACCTGGGCTACCAGATCCGTACCGATGTGTTGGAGCTCACCCTTAGGAATCCCCTTACGGGGGAATGGCTTCCTGACAATCCCGAGGGCCGGCTGATTGCAACAACGCTCGGCGTTGCCATGCGGGACGTGATCGCCGACCGACTCGGTATTGCCAGCAGTGAAATGGGCTTCAGCCATCGCCTCGATCGCGACCGTGACACACGGCAAGGCCGCTCTGTCATCCAGCTGTTCGATGAAGTCAGCGGGGGGGCGGGTTTCGTGCTGGCTGGCCTGAGCGATATCGCATTGCTGCTGGGTAAGGCTCTGGATCGGCTGCAATGTCCGGCCAACTGCGAGAATGTCTGCTCGCAATGCTTGGCCAGTCAGGATAGCCGTGTCGAGCGTGAAGAGCTGGATCGCAAGTTGGCGCTGCGTTGGCTGAGCGAATGCCGACTGGTTGAGCATCTGAGGCTGCCCGATGTATTTGCTGGCCTGCATGGCGCGCGCTATTGCTCAGTTGGTCCGCTACGCGAACTGAGTGCCGCCATCAACTCGCTGGATCGCCGCGATCAGACTACATCGATTCTGCTGTGCCTCCACGGCGACCCTAGGGATTGGGATCTTGACCATCCCCGGTTCCGGGAACAGGTGTTGACCTGGGCCATTTCCGAACGAATCAAGGTTCGTCTCGGCATTGCTGAACCAGCGCTGTTGAACTCGGAGCAAAAGGAAACCCTGGCACTGCTTGCCCGTCTGGGCGTTGAGCTAGTCGAGTGGCAAACCGGAGCGTTGCAAGCCCCGTATATGGTTGCCCAACTGTCATCCCAGGCTGGTGCCCGGAGCCTATACAGCAACATGAACAACGTCGCGGTGCCCGGATCTGATTGGCTACAAGGACATACCGATGTGGTTTGGGCATCCAGCAAATTGATGCCAGCTGTTATGGGTAACTCCATAGACAGTGCAGCCTGGCACCAACCGCCGCAGGGGGCGCGTATCGTTGAAATTTCTTCGCAGCTTGACGGGCCTGTTAACACCCTAACAAACCGCCTCAAAGCGATGATCGATGCTCAGATGCCGGAGTTGGCAGCTTTGATCCGCAATGATCGGGCAATTTCGGTCAGCTACTCAGATCGCTACCTGAAATCACCCTTGTCGGTGATGTTCCTTACAGGTTTCCTGGAGCTGTTTCAAAATGATGAGCTTCAGTCTTTATCGATACAGACGCTAGCGCCGAGTGGTAACCAACCAAGCTATCTGCTCAGTCATGATTGGATGCGGAGGGATGACCAGGTCACGATTCTCAGGCTCTGGCTGATGGAGCAATTTGATATTGAGCCGGACATTACTGTAATGAATAACCCTCGAGATTTGTTGCACAGCCGGGTTATTACAACCAGATGGGCATCAGGTAGCACCAGTAAGATCCTATTGGATCAAGGTATGGGCTACTGGCGCGGAAGGATGCCATACAGGGATCAGATGAACTTTGACTTCAATGCTTCACCCCATGATCAGAAAGAGCTTTTGTGCGATAGATATGGATACGTTCAAATGCAACAGGGTGGGGAGTGGCCGACCTATGTCAGTTGCGTTATTGATTGACTTGCCTCCGCTTCTGCTAAGCGTCAAGTATCAATGAAAAGAAAAAGTGGGAGCCCGTGCAGACAGTCTTTCGACTACCCACGCTGGCTCTCCGTTCAAGGGTTCATTTTTACTTTCTGCTTCCGGTAGATCCAGCACGCCAACACCACGGCAATCAGCAATGGTGGAAAGCGCACCATCAGAATCACCAACAGTAATATTGCCAGACAACCGGCCAAGATCCCGGCAAACATGAATGCCGAGGCAACAGTCCGTAACAGCAGTTTCATTGGCATCTCCTTACAGGTAGCCGCGCTCAGGTGTCTGAACACTTCCTTAGGTGAAGTCAGTTCACGGCCTTTGCGCAGACGCAGGCTGGCCAGTTGCTTGGCCATCTGCAGGATGTCGTTTTCCGTCACCGGCGAATCGACCAGGTAGGTGCCGGTCGTGTCACTGGCTTTCAGCTTGTGCAGGCGCATGGCGGCCTCCTTGGTCTGTGGGTGGGGTTTGACGAGCAGCCTGTGCATCGAGCTTTTCAGCCAGGCTGGGTTTGGTGGGGTGGAGTGAAGCGGTGGGCGCTGCTGCAGGTGCTTCGCCCTCCGAGTAGAACTCTTCGACGATGGTGCTGGCATCCTCCTCGCTGTCTTCGAACGCACCGTTGCCAAAGCCACGCCGTGCTGCCTCATCCAAAGCGGCTTGATCGAAGCCTGCAGCCTGACGCCGTGAGTCGAGTTCACTGGCAGTTACTAATGCCTCCGCCATGTCCATACCGCCGCGTACCGTCAGGTCGGTGTAAAAGATCGGCGTGCCATGGCTCTGGCGTGTCGACTTACCACGCAGACGCAGTTCCAGCGGCAGGCAGGCCAGGCGGTTGCCTGAAATGGCCTGGAAGTAATGCAGACGAGCGGCCAGGGTGCGGATGCTGTTGAAGCCGGTGGTGCGGAACACGAAGCTGCCCAGCGGATCCTCATCGCCAATCACCACATTCAGTCGGCCGTAGGGCTTGCAAGCGCCTCCCTTGGCCAGCGGACAGGCATCCGGCGAAGGGCAGGGCAACGACTGCATACCATCCTGAGTGACCCGCTTGCAGGTCTCGCCATTGCCGACGCAGACGGGGCGTCCGGATTGTCGGTCGAACAGCGTGTAGTCGGCTCGGAAATTCAGCTCCGGCTCGTTGAACAGCAGGCGTACCGGAATGCTGCGCAGCTTGTCGTCCTTGCCCTGACGCAGTTCGTCATTGAGCGGGTGCAGCAGCCAGCCATCCTTGCCTTGCACCTGGGACGTGATAGTGAACTGGTCATCTTTCTCCGGCAGGCGCTTGCCGTTCTTCTCGATGACCTTGCCGATGGAAATCCGCCCGAGTACCGGTGGAGTGATAGCCAGACCTTTGAGCATGGAGAGTCTCCTGGAAATGAAAAAAGGCCAGCCACGCAGCGCGAACTGCATGGACTGGCCAAGGGGAGGGAAGGGATGTAGTAGTTGGGTTTCAGCCGACCAGGAAGCGCCGTGCACCCGTTTTCAGCAGTGGGTACTTGGCCTGCAGGTGCGGCTTTTCTTTGAGCAGTTGCGCGACGTCGAAGCCGACACTGTCTTTGGCCTTGCGCCAGGTGATGTAACCGTTGGAGAACTCCGCCCGGCTGGCATCGCCCATGGCCTGCTGCAGCATCTGCTTTAGCTCAGCCTCGCGTTTTTCCTTGTCGGCAATCGACTGACGAACAGCCTTCAGCTCGACGTAAGCCGCGCTGAGCCCGGCATGCTGGCTGAAGTCGACGATCTGACCGTTGTCCTCCGGGTAGAGGCAGCGCAGTGCTGACTCTGCCGAAGCGGTGCCATCAGCCGGTGGCGGCGTATCAGTCTCCACGTAGTGCCAGAACTGGCGCTCCAGCTCGATCAGGCTAGCGATCATCTGCTCATCCCGCTCGATACGGTGGATCTCCAGCGTCTGACCACCCAGCAGTACCGCCACATCCGCCGCCTGCTTGCCGGTGACGGCGAGCTGGTGCATTACCTGCAGCTGTACATACTCCGGCACGCCCTCTTTCCAGAGGCGTGCCCCGTTTATGCCGGCTGTCTTGCATTCAAGGATCTGCACATCGTCGGCCCCGATCACCTCGCGGTCGATGTTGGCCAGCATCCAGGGCAACTCCGGATCAGGATGCTGCAGCACGGCGTTGATGCGCCGTACCTTGTTCTTAGTGCGCTTGCTGTAGTGCCAGGCCACGATGGGCTCCAACACGTTGCCCCAGTACATCGGGCTTTCCTCATCCTGAGGATCAGCCTTGGGCATGCCAGCATCGCGCCCGGTCTTTTCCAGCCACAGCTCCAGCTGCGACTTATAGGGGTTCAGACCGACCGCCGCCGCAGCGTCCGAACTACCGATGCCTTGCTTGCGGATCTGCAGCCAGTCCTCGCGGGGTAGCTCCTTGGTGCTAACCAGGCGCAGAGCGGGACGGATTTTGCTGGTGCTGCGATTCAATGAAGTGGCTTTCATAGTGTTCACCTTGCAGAAATAGAAACGCCCGACCTGCAACGAAGCGGGTCGGGCGTTATGGGGTGGGTAAAAGGTCAGGCGACCAGTTGCAGGGCTGTATCCAGGGCGCGCTGCTTGATCTGGGCACCTTGCCCGAACCATGCGGAGTCGAGGCGGTACTCCGTGCTGCGTGCCCGGCGCTCGTGATCGACGTACTCGGTCACGGCATTGAGCAGGCCCCAGGCAGTGCCGCGTGCTGAGTCGAGCTGGCTGCCCCGGCCACGGCCTTCGTACAGCTCCTGCACTTTGCGCAGAGCGCGCTCGTTCGGCAGCTGTTCAGGAAGCGGACCGGTCGGGCTGGTCTCACACATCACGTTCATAAAGAAGCCCAGTGCCTCATGCCACTGCACCTTGCGTTCCGCCAGGTGGCGCATGCGGTACATGAAGTCGTCCCATTGCGAGACGGCTATGCCGAGCTGCTTCTTCACCAGATCGCCGTCGAAGCGGGTGCTGTGCGGCACCTTGATCGCACGGCTGGTGCCGTCCAGGGCGATGGTGAGGGTGTTATTGCAGACCACGCGAATGGTGGTGGGCGTTGCCGTGGTGGCCAGAGTGCCGTCGCAGGAAGTGGCCAACAGCAGGTAGCCATTCACCTGGTCGTTACCCTTGAGTGCAGCGCCCTGCCCGGTTCGCGCCAGCGCCCAGAACTTGCGCCCGCCCTTGAGCACGCCAGCGGTTTCCAGCTCGTAGCCGGAGACCTCGGTCAGGTCGCGGTAAAACTCCAGGACATCCTTTGGCTGCACGGTGTGATATCGCTGCGAGACCACCGAAAGCGGTGCCTTGGTGTCCGAACGGTAGAGCACCTTCTGTTCTGGGAATGAGTGGATCGCGCCCAGGTGGCCGATGGCGTCCGATTTGAAATGCACGGGGCTTTCTAGAATCTGCCAGTCCATGCCGGCTTCGCGTTGCCAGACTTCGATGGGTTGTTTCTGCGGCAGGTTGTTGCCCAAGCCGTGCCACGGAGTGGCGCCAACGTAGGCCATTTGTTCGATTTGATGAGCCATGACGAATTTCCTTTGGGTGCAGGCCGGCATAAAGCGCCGCGCATGGCGCAGCACCGGCAATCAGTGATGGGTAAGAAAGAAGAGAACGGTGGCCTGATCAGGCCGGCAGGTTGAAGCGGTGACCGCAGAGCAGGCAGAGGTTGTGGGCCAGTACATGGCGGTCGAGCGACTCGCCGAGCTGAGCGCCCAGCGCACAGCCGCCTACACCTCCGGCCAGACCACCGAGAATGGCACCGGATACCGAGCCTAGAGTGATACCGACAGGGCCGGCGATAACGCCGAGTGCTGCACCGGCCTTGCCGCCTGCCAGAGCAGCGCTAACGCCACGTGCGAGGCCACCGACCGCGCCGATAGCAGCGCCGGCTTTCATGGCGTGATGGAAAGAAGCGACTTTGGGAGAGTGACAGCGAGGGCACTGCAATGACATGGGGAGATCCTCCTTGTTGGCTATGTCATTGCGGTAATGTGTGGCTGAGATTTTTTTGAATCGAATGGCTGCTTCGCAGCAGTGCTAACTAGGTGCGAGCGGGCTGGAGTCGGCCAGAAGCGGACATTCACAGTGACTGAGGAATGAGGGGCGGGTCACTTTTGCTCGGATAACCTAACGCCCGCAACAGCGGAATATTTGGAGTGGATTGTTTTGCGGTAGCGTAGCGTTAAACCGCAAAACAAGGAACGGAAAATATTTCTGACTGCTTGCGCTTGTTAAATGCCATATTCGCGCTCAACCTTGGATATTCTTACTCTAAAATCAGAATACCACTCTCTACGACCTTTCTCCTGTGCCTCCCGATGCTCAACATTAGCCTTCCATGCTGTGATTGACTCGATATCGGCCCAGTACGAAACGGTTATATCGACCTCTTCTCTTGCGGACTCAATGCCGAGAAACCCAGGCTGTGAAGAAGCCAGCTCAACCATCCTATCTGCCATTAATCCGTGTCCTTTATCACCGACAGTACGGTGTGAGGTAAACCGTGGGCGTATTTACCGTAGATGTCCATGCGTTCGCTTTGGCGATAGGGACCGTGTGGGCCGCCCATGTCTGGCCCTTCATCCCACTCCAGACCTAACTAGCGCAGGCTGTCAAATATTGCCTGTTCCGATTCTGGCGTGCTGCGGGTCTGATCGGTGTCTTCGATGCGCAGTAAAAACTGGCCGCCGTGCTGGCGCGCGAAGCACAGGTTAAACAGTGCAATGTAAGCGGTGCCGACGTGTGGATCGCCGGTGGGAGAGTGAGCAATGCGGGTGCGAACAGTCATCGAGAAAAGGCGGGCATTATACGGCTTTAGCGGCCGGGTTTGGAGTGAGTCCCGCGCAAGGTGGCGAGAAAGTAAATTGCCCTGTTTAGCACTGGCTTGATGCAGATCAATACATTAGTACTTGCTAATTTATTTATTTCTAATATACTAAAAATGTCGATTTACGCTGAGGTAGTGCATTGATGATTACAAGTGAAAGTCTGGCCGCTATGCGTGAGCACGCTCGCGCTGCGGCGGCGCTGATGAAGTCGCTGTCGAACGAAAATCGTTTGATGATTTTGTGCACGCTGGTCGGTGGCGAAATGTCGGTGAGCGAACTCAATGAGCGGGTGCCGCTGAGTCAGTCGGCTCTGTCTCAGCACCTGGCCAGTTTGCGCGAGTCTGAATTGGTCGAGACGCGCAAAGAAGCGCAAACGGTGTATTACCGTCTGAAGGGTGATGCCGCGACCAAAATTATTACGGTGTTGCAATCCATTTATTGTCCCACCGAGGAGAGGTAAGTATGAAACGTATTCATCCGAGAGATTTGTTAACCAATGCCTCTGCCGAGCTGTGCGTGTTAGATGTGCGCACCGCACCCGAAGTCGCGGCGGCGGGCTTGCCCGGAGCGCTGCATATTCCACTACACGAGTTGACGCCGGAGCGTTTGCGCAGCGAGCTCGAAAAATCGGGCAAGCAGGGTTCTTGTGTTTATCTGTTATGCCAGGGCGGTAAGCGGGCGGAACAGGCGGCGCAGCAATTGACAGGCAAAGTTGATCTGGAACTGTGCGTGATTGAAGGCGGCATGAACGAAGTGCAAAAGTGCAATATCGCCGTGACGCAGAGCGCGACAACAAAGCCAATGTCACTTGAACAGCAGGTGCGTATTGTGGCGGGAACACTGGTTTTAGTGGGTGTCGTGTTAGGAACCTGGGTTCACGCCGGCTTTTACGGACTCTCGGCATTTGTCGGCGCGGGGCTGATTTTTGCGGGCGTAACCAATGCCTGCCTGATGGGCAAATTGCTGGCCCGCGCGCCCTGGAATAAATAAGCAGCGAGTCGAGTCATGATGACCTTGATCCTGATCGGGCTGGTGATTGGTTTGGTGCTGGGTTTGACCGGCGCAGGCGGATCGGTTTTTGCGGTGCCTTTGTTGATGTTCGCCGGTTTGCCTATGACCGAAGCGGTGGGCCTGTCATTAGGCACGGTCGCCGCCAGTACCTTATATGGCAGCCTGCGGGGCGGGTTTCAGCAGCATCCGATTTTATGGAAGCCCGGCGTCATTCTGGCCACGGTGGGTGCGCTCACCGCACCTTTCGGAAAATGGCTGGGATTGCGGATTGATGAACAGCTGCTCGTAGTGGGTTTCAGTGTGCTGGCGCTAATTATTGCGCTGCGTATGTGGTACAGCGCGGTGCGTGATCCTGAAGCGGCGACCATCGTTCGCGCCGGTGATTTTTCGCACACCGAGCGGCCGGGGCTGCTGTGTAACCTGAGTCAGAGTGGACAGTTTGAATTACGGCCGCGATGCGTCAGTGGATTGTTGATCGGCGGTGTGGTGGTCGGTTTGTTGTCCGGTTTATTCGGTGTCGGTGGTGGCTTTCTGATCGTGCCACTGTTATTGGCGTTAAGCCCTATCAGTATGGCGCAGGCGGTTAACACATCGCTGATGGTTATCGCGCTGGTCAGTAGCTCGGGGTTTATTAGTCACCTGCTGTTGAGCGAGCAAAATAATGTTTCGCTGCTGGCGCTGGTGGTATTTGGCGGGGTGATTGGAATGTGGTCAGGGCAGAAGGTCAGTCACCGAATCGCTAACGCACTGCTGCAAAAATTATTTGCCCTGACGCTGTTAATGATTGCGCTGTTAACGTTGATACAAAAGCTGGCGCCAGTGATGTTTACACCCAGCTGAAGACTAAACCCTGTTATTGATATTGCATGAGGTGACTTATGATTTTTCGCCAACTGTTTGAACGAGAATCCAGCACTTACACTTACCTCATTGGTTGCCGCGAAACCGGCGAGGCAGCACTGATTGATACCGTCAAAGAAGAGGTGCCCAAATATCTGCAGTTGCTGGACGAGCTGAATCTTCGACTGGTTTATGTTCTGGATACGCACACGCACGCCGATCACGTAACCGGTGCCGGTGATTTGCGCGATGCTACCGGGTGTATCACCTTGCTGGGTGAAAAAGCGCAATCCAGCTGCGTATCTGAATTGCTGAGCGATGGTGATGAAGTAACGATTGGCAAGCTCACGCTGCAAGCGATGTTTACACCGGGTCATACCGACGATTCTTACACCTTTGTGTTGCGTCATCAGGGACAAACTTACGCATTTACTGGCGATACCTTGCTGATTCGCGGCACCGGTCGCACGGATTTTCAAAACGGCAGCGCGGTAGATCAATACCACAGCTTATTTGCCAAACTGCTGCAACTGCCCGGCGATACCTTGGTGTATCCCGCCCATGACTATAAGGGCTGGACCATGAGTACGATTGATGAAGAAAAGGCGCACAACCCGCGCCTGCAAGTGAAGGATGTGCAGGCCTACGTGGAGTTGATGAGCAATCTGAATCTACCGAATCCCAAAATGATGGATGTCGCCGTACCCGCTAATCGCGCCTGTGGGCAGCCGGAGCAACAAACGCTGACGCAGCCTGCTGATCGCAGTCAGGGAGGGTGAGAGAAATTCTCTCACCTTTTTACGCCTCTAATTTACTTCTTGTAAAACAGGGCGCTGCAACCCGGCTTTTGACAGTGCGCAGTTGCGGAGCGATAGCGAAGCCAATGCCCGAAAACTGCAAAAAATTGAGCCGGTCATGTATTGAGCGGACTGCATTACAGTAGACTCAAGAAGCTGCTCATTTGCTTTCCATGTCTGGCGTGATAGTGCGGCAAGCTTCCGCGCATTGTTGAATGTTGAACCGAAAGCAAAACATGCCGACGCAACAAAACCAGCGCAGCAAGATAAAATGGTGAGTAATATTGTGGTGGTCATACCGTTCCAATTTAACGCCGCGCTCTGCGGCAATTTTGGAGCGCAGCGGAAAAATTGTCCGACAGCAGCGCCTTGTTATACGCATTCCTACTCAAGACACGACTTCCATCATTTCTTGATAGTGCTTTTCGTCCAGTTCATTTATCCAGTCAAAAATATCTGAAATGACTGAAACGCCTTCACCAATCAGGTTTTCAACAAAGTCTTCATTGGTTTCAATAAGGTCATTATGTGAATATTCATTGATGAACTTTCTAATCTTTTCCTTCCCTTCGTCTTCAGGGTTCTGACTTGCTGAAACGGCCGTATTAAACAAGTTGGCGAAATTGCCCCGGTTCTTTGGAAATTTGAATGACAAGAAGGATTCAAGTAGTTTTCGGGATAAATTGGCGGCAAGAAAATGATCGTCCGTTTCAAGCGTCTGTTGATTTTTTAACGAATTCAGCCGTGAAAATATGTAATGATATTCTGAATTATATAAGGTTAATGCTGGTTCGGCGTTTGTATAAGTTGAAGTTCGTGGCACTCCGTTGTTTGCCTTAACAACGTAGAAATTTGCGATATTCTGATTGTCACGTTTATTCTTCCGTGAAATCCAATCACGAACCAACTTGAAGAACGTGAAGTTGTGGGTAAGAACAAACAGTTGCTTTGCTTTTTCACAGTTCACCTTCATAAATGAGTAAGCGTGGAAAAGGTGATTGGAGTCAAAACTTGAAATGGGGTCATCTACAACAACAATAGTATCTTCAATGTTGTTGTCATTTTCTTTCAACTTGGTTATGAAGTAGACGAAAGCAATAGCTGTCTTTTCACCTTCACTTAAATTACCGTCAACCTGTTCCGAATCGTTCCGAAGTATTTCATACCCTTTTTTAACCGGATTGAATCGAAGGGTCAATTCACTGCGCCCAAGAAACTTATGAAGTGATTCATTAAACTGGTCAGCGCCCAGGCCTTCATTTGATAGTGAATCTTCAAGCGTTCGGATTTCTGTGTTTCTAGTGTTAATTGTTGTTTTTAGCGTTTCATTTGCGGCAGTGCGATCAACGACTTCTTTTTTCTTCTCGTGATACCCGAATGATTTCACTTCAGTAGTTGCGTAGTGAAGTTCAAGTCGCTTTTTAGCTTTATCAGTTTCTTCTTTGAAATTTCCTGACTTATGGTTGTGCTTATCAACAGCCGCGCCAATATAGGTCATTGCATCGTTAAACGCCTTAACGGATGATTCACTGATAACTTCTACCGTTAGACCAGTTTCAAGCGGATTGGCAGTCTTTTCCTTTAGCGCAGTGTGCCACACTGCTATTTCTCCGTTTAAGGCTGTGATAGCTTTTTCTAATGCTGTACAGGCTTCACCGTACCCGCTTTTGAATTCGTCGTAAAAATCACTTGTAGCGGGTAATGTTGGGGGCTGAATATATTGACCAGCAAGCCAGCCATCAGCACCTTCAAGCCGGGCTTGAAAGGCTTTGTAATCGTCATTAAAGTGGGCTTCAAGTTGTTTGGTGCGTTCTTCCGTGATGGTGTTTCCACAGTATTCGCACTGGTTTGTATCGTGACGCTTATGAAGATCAAGACCAGTTTCAACCCAAGACTTTATATCGCCATGTTCAACAAGCCGCTGGATTGTTTGACTAACCACGCTGGTTTTTAAAAGATCATCAAGACGTTCTTTTGCTTTGGTGAAGATTTCTTGATTAATGGTCTGTTGATTAAAGGTGATCGAGGACTTTTGATCAGGCTTCGCGGCATTGGTTAATTCAACAATTTGTTGGTCATCAAGAAGCGAGTCGTCCGACTTGCTTTCTTCAAGGTGGTCTTCTATGAATTTTCCAAATTTACGCTTATCGTAGTTAAGGTAGTAACTGTCTGTAGTGTCAATGGATTGAAGACTTGTCTTCATATGTCGCGCGCTATCGGTTTCAAATTTTGAAACAGCGCTATCAAGTTTCTTTATTGCTTCAGCTTCTATGCCGTGTGATTTGCTATCGACTTCCTGTTCTTTTTTTAACCGTTCTAGTTTTTCACGTTCTTCAATCTTCTCTTTATCAACAAGCAATATACTTTTTACAGTGCTGTTCCATGAAATGTTTTCATCAATAAAGTCATGGTTAAAGGTGTATATGTTTAGCTCAGAATTCGCCACGTTCGCTTGTGTGATAGGCGTGCCGCTGTCTACGCTTACCGAGAATTCCGAAGAAGGAAATTTACTTGACGTGACTTTATTCTCGATACACCGAAACAAACCCGAAAGCGTAGATTTTCCGCTTCCATTCCACCCATAGAACAAATTGTATTTTCCGAAATCTTTAGCATTGCTGTTCGTATGATCTTGGAAGATACCGAATTGCTTTAATTTTTGTATACTTTTTATTGACATGACACCCCTGACCTAAAATTCTCTCCGGACTAAATTTGCGTATAACGTTTGGTTAAGGGGCGGGCTTTAGCCCGTCCCAGTGAGCGAAGCGAGTGATTTGAACCAATTGTTAGATTGCATTTGCACCGTTCCCGAAAAGAAGATAACCGCCAATTGCTATAGACACAATTATAAGAAGTTCGAGCGCTGCCCTAATGCGTGCCCGTGATATTTTTTTCGAATCTGTGGGTATAAGATTTGCGTTGGAGCTATGTGTAAAAAGAGCGATTGTTATACCTAGCGGAGAAAGCAGTAAGGGGTACCAGCTTTTTAAAATAACAGCAAGCATGATACTGCCCCAAAATGCCACCTCGAAAGATATGGCAACTAGCGCATGACTCCAACCCGACACATAGCTTTTTTCCCCACAGCTTGAACATTTAGCAGGGCGGATGCTTGTCGCGTTT
The Pseudomonas mendocina DNA segment above includes these coding regions:
- a CDS encoding DEAD/DEAH box helicase translates to MRFFRDLIEQSLERTREATLGVLGINHPGLRRHLSESMVNTLGAEGCFLAPPVFEHTFGWREAELRLQDLPSVGLLSPSLLDTLASAPAYRFPKTAHPYVHQLQAWRILLDEQPRSAVITTGTGSGKTECFMVPILEDLIREHERSKTALVGVRALFLYPLNALINSQQERLDAWTRRYGSDIRFCLYNGKTEERADKVRKEQQQKPNQILSRELLRKEPAPILMTNATMLEYMLVRQVDNPILEISRQQKSLRWIVLDEAHTYVGSQAAEMSLLLRRVVQAFGRQSEQIRFIATSATIAGADAQERLKRYLADLAGVPLDQVEVIGGSRVWPDLAFDSAGNDIGLQAIRDIEPETAVSAARFKALCDSTIARSLRHAVVSSDKPLDLHDLIGTVSEQLQGGSSLEQQQKVLDWLDTITGTHPAEGQPPFLKLRIHLFQRMLHGLWACVDPQCSAKSAHLQDWPFGNVYVTQRARCECHAPVYELGFCDDCKTPHLLAEDRNGELHQPSPYAGDEFALNHEGGGEDAAAELLKANAASDRLIIAGSPAAHEPYVSITLDLESQKLGAVNAARNINLCLVKEGKEGTDKKEKDFACCSHCEHSTWGSSDFLRKAYLGAPFYIANAVPTVLEFCPDPDKADCEGRSPEELPGRGRKLITFTDSRQGTARMAVRMQQEAERSRLRGLVFEKLRNAQAKADAAPKDTPSGNPAELLAQAENLEKIGMAGMAAELRKQAELLHSGAAPANQTETIPWPQMADTIAAARDIDKFILRYNRYANPALFDGSEGGLTMARLLLAREFSRRPKNQNSTETLGLIKVGYQGLEKVTTSPPLWVDTRAIPAMGAADDSRTALTLDDWRDFLKVALDFYIRENTFILMENKMRRWMGSRFSPKSLFSPKSDVQESSTIRKWPQIKPGTPHRLIKLLELATGMNRTMNADADKINSWLEAAWLALINAGILESSDTGHRLRLESLTFSLPNEGWVCPLTRRIFDTTFRGLTPYLPQKLLSQDYRCQKIQLPALSSLMPDGSPVAKQVQIRQLAAKDPVITQLRQESLWTDISDRTVEGGFYYRTAEHSAQQSAKRLDDYVEEFKRGDINVLNCSTTMEMGVDIGGISAVVMNNLPPHPANYLQRAGRAGRRSEARAIAYTLCKADPHNQRAFTNPKWPFVTAIPAPSITLSSARIVQRHVNSLLLALFLRMHSSNDGDRTKLTLHRFFASDESPAQQFVAWLTASPDDYEGAVKQLVRGTCLEGRSLSSITGETRLALRDLEERWLGEYRNINHKLQTGSDGPYKKALMLEKQRHENEYLLRYLASSAFLPGYGFPTDVVSLKTYNVEDFLHQQRKSDASREDSIFDNKEMPSRSLNIAIREYAPGAQVVIDGRVYRSAGVSLQWHADGQVNEAQKFDIAWRCPECGNTGVIENAYANNEGLCCSHCTTPIPPSERRMVLRPGGFVSDFYEETTNDVTSQKYIRVERPRIQLYGESIALPDQRCGFVRFGHDGSVFHHSSGEHEMGYAVCMTCGRAESMLASGEVPRDLQPDKAHRPVGGLAGSRKEHDCSGEAVKASLHLGYQIRTDVLELTLRNPLTGEWLPDNPEGRLIATTLGVAMRDVIADRLGIASSEMGFSHRLDRDRDTRQGRSVIQLFDEVSGGAGFVLAGLSDIALLLGKALDRLQCPANCENVCSQCLASQDSRVEREELDRKLALRWLSECRLVEHLRLPDVFAGLHGARYCSVGPLRELSAAINSLDRRDQTTSILLCLHGDPRDWDLDHPRFREQVLTWAISERIKVRLGIAEPALLNSEQKETLALLARLGVELVEWQTGALQAPYMVAQLSSQAGARSLYSNMNNVAVPGSDWLQGHTDVVWASSKLMPAVMGNSIDSAAWHQPPQGARIVEISSQLDGPVNTLTNRLKAMIDAQMPELAALIRNDRAISVSYSDRYLKSPLSVMFLTGFLELFQNDELQSLSIQTLAPSGNQPSYLLSHDWMRRDDQVTILRLWLMEQFDIEPDITVMNNPRDLLHSRVITTRWASGSTSKILLDQGMGYWRGRMPYRDQMNFDFNASPHDQKELLCDRYGYVQMQQGGEWPTYVSCVID